CTCCAGCGTCGCCAGATCATACAGGATTGGTCGCGGGTCGTTGGCGTGTTCGGCCATCGTGCGCTGCACCCAGTCGGGCAACGAACCGAGCGCGTCGAAGGCGGGCGTTCGCAGACACCAGTTGAACGACAGCTCCCGCCACGTGGTCACTTGCTGCACGAATGCCTCCAGCGAGTCAGACGGCGCAAGACTGGCGCGTGCCTCGCGTACCACCCGCGCCGAGGCGATCTGACCGTAGTGCAGGTATGGTGAGAGACCGCTGGTGCCATCACCGTCGGACGCTTCGTTGCGTCGCTGCGCATACTCGGGTAACACGCGCGTGCAGAACAACTCGCATCGATCGGCCGCCGCCACGCTGCCCCCGCGCATCGTCACGGCACCCACCGTGTGATCGATGTCGCACGTCGCGACTTCGCGGGCAATATCGGCGTCCGTCATTGCGCCAACCGCCAGCGGCTCCACCCCGATCAGCGCGCGCAACGACGCCTTGAGTGCCTCACCCGCTTCCACGCGCGGCGGTTGATCTTCCACCGGCTCGATGGCGTGATCGATCAGCTTGGCCAGCTTGGGGCGGATGGTCCGGGCCGCGTACTCGGCTTTGAGAAAGGCACCACTGGGCACCGTGCAGACACTGTCCACCGCGAGCACACGGCAGGTGACCCGCTCGCCAAACCGCGCGGTGCGCTCACGCACGCCGGCCGTGGGAAAGAGATCGGTGAACACCACGTAGGCCCGACTCGCCAGTCGATCAACGACGCGACGGTCATCATCGCGGCCGCGGCGCAGCACGAACTGATAGTGCAATCCCAGCGCGTCCGCCTGGTGCGCGGTGTCACGCGCGCCCTGCAGGATGAACGTGTGATGCCGGTCGGCGGCGTACGGATACGTGGGATCGAGTCCCTGATGGATCACCAGCGGCAGGTTGACGCGATCGGCCGTGCGGATGGCCGCGCGCAGCGCCCAGTTCTCATCCAACCGATGGGTGGACTGCATCCAGTACAGCACGTAGGCGCCGTCCGGCTGATAGCGCTTGCCGTTGATATCGACGGTGCGGGCCACCAGCTGATCGCGCACGAAGTCGCTGTCCAGACGATGGGGGCGCGGCGGCG
The Gemmatimonadaceae bacterium genome window above contains:
- a CDS encoding deoxyribodipyrimidine photo-lyase, translated to MNSPTVRAAPPRPHRLDSDFVRDQLVARTVDINGKRYQPDGAYVLYWMQSTHRLDENWALRAAIRTADRVNLPLVIHQGLDPTYPYAADRHHTFILQGARDTAHQADALGLHYQFVLRRGRDDDRRVVDRLASRAYVVFTDLFPTAGVRERTARFGERVTCRVLAVDSVCTVPSGAFLKAEYAARTIRPKLAKLIDHAIEPVEDQPPRVEAGEALKASLRALIGVEPLAVGAMTDADIAREVATCDIDHTVGAVTMRGGSVAAADRCELFCTRVLPEYAQRRNEASDGDGTSGLSPYLHYGQIASARVVREARASLAPSDSLEAFVQQVTTWRELSFNWCLRTPAFDALGSLPDWVQRTMAEHANDPRPILYDLATLERAETGDALWNASQRQLVNTGLIHNYPRMLWGKTMLLWTRDYEQARTCMYHLNDKYALDGRDANSVGGIMWCLGLWDRPWGNKPVWGGIRPMVTARATRKFDVARYISQHP